A genome region from Pseudanabaena sp. Chao 1811 includes the following:
- a CDS encoding iron uptake porin encodes MLNRITRLSLTSTFLAANVALLSITSGRDAAQAETAPSQKANELSNASSLVKAITNDPISSRSQTQVIPAPASDESALVQRLNQELNETLSSDKSAQNNVTSVSQLRDVRPTDWAFTALQSLVERYGCIAGYPDRTFRGNQATSRYEFAAGLNACLDKINEIISTGLADKVSKDDLTTLQKLQEEFAAELATLRGRVDALEAKTAKLESQQFSTTTKLFGQAIFGLQGRFNNSPSVFGVKTPDTGTNLTFGGSVQLNLLTEFTPRSVLLTGISIGNISTAATGNSGFNNTFTRLGYESLTGETGNTVVISDLTYRALVANNLAVIAGPVGVSPVSVFRGPDRYQSAGQGAISLFAQRNPILNLGSTTGGVGFDWQIAKRTSLQGVYSAGTPQTANGNGGLFGGNYTLGAQFLFAPVEPVDVALYYLRSYTNNSTVPQYGRLLTGVGDDIVAINALGGPLPVNTDAFGSTVNWRITPKLNLGGWVGFTTSTVSGLTGSVQTFNWMSYLTFPDLFKDGNLGGIYVGQLPRITGSDLSNNSNVPDYLNNPVALTSGAASGSQTAATTHVELFYRHRLSNNISITPGLIFLFNTGNRVGSDTVTIGVLRTTFTF; translated from the coding sequence ATGCTCAATCGAATCACAAGGCTATCATTAACATCTACATTTTTAGCTGCTAATGTTGCTCTATTATCTATTACAAGCGGTAGAGATGCTGCTCAGGCAGAAACAGCACCATCTCAAAAAGCTAATGAATTATCTAACGCATCATCTTTAGTAAAAGCGATCACTAACGACCCAATATCATCGCGATCGCAAACACAAGTTATCCCTGCTCCTGCATCCGATGAATCCGCCCTAGTTCAGAGACTCAACCAAGAGTTGAATGAAACTCTATCCTCGGACAAATCCGCTCAAAATAATGTTACCTCTGTCTCACAACTGCGAGATGTGCGCCCCACTGATTGGGCCTTTACCGCATTGCAGTCCTTAGTAGAGCGTTATGGTTGTATCGCAGGTTATCCTGACCGCACTTTCCGAGGCAATCAAGCAACTAGTCGCTATGAGTTTGCGGCAGGCTTAAATGCTTGTCTTGATAAGATTAACGAAATTATTTCTACGGGCTTAGCCGATAAAGTCAGCAAGGATGACCTCACTACTTTACAAAAATTGCAAGAAGAGTTTGCCGCAGAGCTAGCAACTTTGCGAGGTCGTGTTGATGCTCTAGAGGCAAAAACTGCCAAGCTCGAATCGCAACAGTTTTCGACTACAACAAAGTTGTTTGGACAAGCGATCTTTGGATTGCAAGGGCGTTTCAATAACTCTCCAAGCGTCTTCGGGGTGAAAACTCCTGACACAGGTACAAATCTTACCTTCGGAGGAAGTGTTCAACTCAATTTACTGACTGAATTTACCCCTCGCAGTGTATTGCTTACAGGTATTAGTATTGGCAATATCTCTACAGCCGCAACTGGCAACAGTGGTTTTAACAACACTTTCACCCGCTTAGGCTATGAGTCCTTAACAGGAGAAACGGGCAATACCGTTGTGATTAGTGATCTCACCTATCGCGCTCTTGTAGCTAATAATTTGGCAGTTATTGCAGGACCTGTAGGTGTTAGTCCAGTTTCTGTTTTTCGTGGTCCCGATCGCTATCAGAGTGCGGGGCAAGGTGCAATTTCCCTATTTGCTCAGCGCAATCCGATTTTAAATCTTGGTAGCACCACAGGTGGCGTGGGCTTTGACTGGCAAATTGCCAAAAGAACCAGTTTACAAGGTGTCTATTCCGCAGGGACACCACAGACGGCTAATGGTAATGGCGGTTTGTTTGGTGGCAACTATACCCTAGGTGCACAATTTCTCTTTGCCCCCGTCGAGCCTGTAGATGTTGCTTTGTATTATCTACGCTCTTACACAAACAACTCAACCGTCCCACAATATGGCAGATTACTGACGGGGGTTGGGGATGATATTGTGGCAATTAACGCATTGGGCGGTCCTCTACCTGTTAACACCGATGCTTTTGGCAGCACAGTTAACTGGCGCATTACACCTAAACTAAATTTGGGTGGATGGGTTGGTTTTACAACTTCGACTGTTAGTGGCTTGACAGGCAGTGTTCAAACTTTTAACTGGATGTCCTATCTCACTTTCCCAGATTTATTTAAGGATGGTAATTTGGGCGGTATCTATGTTGGACAACTTCCTCGGATTACAGGTAGTGACTTGAGTAATAATAGTAATGTCCCTGATTATCTCAACAACCCAGTAGCATTAACATCTGGCGCTGCTTCAGGTAGCCAGACTGCTGCTACAACCCATGTGGAACTATTCTATCGGCATCGTCTTTCTAACAATATTAGTATCACACCTGGTTTGATTTTCTTATTTAATACAGGGAATAGAGTTGGTAGTGATACAGTTACGATTGGTGTGCTGAGAACAACTTTTACTTTCTAA
- a CDS encoding tRNA1(Val) (adenine(37)-N6)-methyltransferase, with amino-acid sequence MSPKRNHSFSFKQFAINQDQCAMKVGTDGILLGAWVNVPENAQILDIGSGTGLLALMLAQRSQTSAITKIDAVEIDYAAYRQAQDNIQNSPWGDRINIYHGKIQDFAATCPQQYDLIISNPPFFEKAYKASETSRTLARHSDSLLQTDILHIASHLLKLDGHLAVIYPTDLAHKFLSKARDFGLWFDRQVNIKPIPHSPIKRIALELSKTQFPPQETTLTIEESKHIYTEDYISLVKDFYLNL; translated from the coding sequence TTGTCACCAAAGCGAAATCACTCTTTCTCCTTTAAACAGTTTGCGATCAATCAAGATCAATGTGCGATGAAAGTGGGGACGGATGGAATTTTATTGGGGGCTTGGGTGAATGTTCCTGAGAATGCCCAAATCTTAGATATTGGCAGTGGTACAGGATTACTCGCCTTGATGCTGGCGCAGCGATCGCAAACTTCGGCGATCACCAAAATTGATGCCGTCGAAATTGACTATGCAGCCTATAGGCAGGCTCAGGATAATATTCAAAATTCACCTTGGGGCGATCGCATCAATATCTATCATGGAAAAATTCAGGACTTTGCGGCTACTTGTCCCCAGCAATACGATCTGATTATTTCTAATCCGCCATTTTTTGAAAAAGCCTATAAAGCCTCAGAAACATCGCGAACCTTAGCGAGACATAGCGACAGTCTGTTACAAACGGATATTCTCCACATAGCCAGTCACTTACTCAAACTAGATGGGCATTTAGCAGTAATTTATCCAACAGATTTAGCCCATAAGTTTTTGAGTAAGGCTAGAGATTTTGGCTTGTGGTTCGATCGCCAAGTAAATATCAAACCAATACCGCACAGTCCTATCAAACGAATTGCCTTAGAACTAAGCAAAACCCAATTTCCTCCGCAAGAAACTACGCTTACAATTGAGGAAAGTAAACATATTTATACAGAAGATTACATCTCTTTAGTTAAAGACTTCTATCTAAATTTGTAG
- a CDS encoding VOC family protein, which produces MPSNSPTMPSTQPAIAKGTLRRVHHIALNVRNMQASCDFYGNILGLHQLVGDEVPSTLIDLVAAGKVANFRTPDGTILDLFGEPELTPPDPDPQRQFTRANHLAFDIAPDLFEQAVAVLRSHQVQIEGEPVTRPTGRGIYFYDPDGFLIEIRCDPS; this is translated from the coding sequence ATGCCATCTAATAGTCCGACTATGCCATCTACACAACCTGCGATCGCGAAGGGTACTTTACGACGAGTGCATCATATTGCTTTGAATGTGCGGAATATGCAGGCTTCCTGTGATTTTTATGGCAATATTTTGGGACTGCATCAACTTGTTGGGGATGAGGTTCCCAGTACTCTAATCGATTTAGTCGCAGCAGGCAAAGTGGCGAATTTTAGAACTCCCGATGGCACGATTCTTGATTTATTTGGGGAACCAGAACTTACGCCGCCCGATCCCGATCCACAGCGACAATTTACTCGTGCTAATCATCTCGCCTTTGATATTGCACCTGATTTGTTTGAGCAAGCCGTGGCAGTATTACGATCGCACCAAGTCCAAATCGAGGGTGAACCCGTTACTCGTCCCACTGGTAGAGGCATTTATTTCTATGACCCCGATGGATTTCTGATTGAAATACGCTGCGATCCTAGTTGA
- a CDS encoding protein tyrosine phosphatase family protein: MNRFMNQDSDRLAEITNFLQISDKLATAGQPTVQQLRAIADAGYETVINLALPTSDGAIANEDQLVESLGMEYIAIPVNWESPTMADLDEFLQAMEQRQNQKIFVHCAKNMRVSAFIYLYRRLHLNCEHEQAIGDLHKIWKPNETWQNFIDTKLTL, from the coding sequence ATGAACCGATTTATGAATCAAGATAGCGATCGCCTAGCAGAAATCACCAATTTCCTGCAAATTTCAGACAAACTCGCTACGGCAGGACAGCCAACTGTCCAGCAGTTGCGAGCAATTGCTGATGCTGGTTACGAAACCGTGATTAATCTGGCGCTACCGACTTCTGACGGCGCGATCGCCAATGAAGACCAACTAGTGGAATCCTTGGGGATGGAATATATTGCCATTCCTGTGAATTGGGAAAGTCCCACGATGGCGGATTTAGATGAATTCCTACAAGCAATGGAACAACGCCAAAATCAAAAAATCTTTGTCCATTGTGCTAAGAATATGCGTGTTTCTGCCTTTATCTATCTCTATCGCCGCCTGCACTTAAATTGTGAACATGAACAGGCGATCGGTGACTTACATAAAATCTGGAAACCCAATGAGACTTGGCAAAATTTCATTGATACAAAACTCACTTTGTGA
- the purE gene encoding 5-(carboxyamino)imidazole ribonucleotide mutase has protein sequence MNNQPQVSIIMGSDSDLPTMQGAIAICQQFNIRHEVAIISAHRTPERMVEFAKTAHTRGIRVIIAGAGGAAHLPGMVAALSPLPVIGVPVTTRQLSGVDSLYSIVQMPKGIPVATVAIGNADNAGLLAVQILASHNPELLEQVIAYRTSLKDMVMEKQEKLESLGSEKYLQQM, from the coding sequence ATGAACAATCAACCCCAAGTCAGCATCATCATGGGTAGTGATTCCGACCTACCCACTATGCAAGGCGCGATCGCCATTTGCCAACAGTTTAATATTCGCCACGAAGTCGCAATTATCTCCGCCCATCGCACACCAGAACGGATGGTGGAATTTGCCAAAACTGCCCATACTCGCGGTATTCGGGTAATTATTGCAGGTGCAGGTGGAGCCGCCCATTTACCAGGGATGGTTGCCGCGTTATCACCTTTGCCCGTAATTGGCGTACCCGTTACTACTCGTCAATTGAGTGGCGTAGATTCCCTCTATTCGATCGTGCAGATGCCCAAGGGAATTCCTGTGGCGACTGTGGCGATCGGTAATGCCGATAATGCGGGACTACTAGCCGTCCAAATCCTAGCTAGTCATAATCCTGAACTGCTCGAACAGGTGATTGCCTATCGCACATCCCTCAAAGATATGGTGATGGAAAAGCAAGAGAAATTAGAGTCGCTGGGTAGCGAAAAATATTTACAGCAAATGTAA
- a CDS encoding alpha/beta fold hydrolase, which yields MSNLPPEVIPLRSQLTEATSIALADQIQFCLVSTSFTSEVILTSYVCDGQPRDEQAPILLLHGFDSSLFEFRRLIPRLAPTHQTFAMDLFGFGLTERLVDGQVSPETIKDHLYYFWKTAIAKPIILVGASMGGAAAIDFALTYPEVVKKLVLIGSAGMRKGTAAGKFLVPPLDRMATDFLRSPKVRREVSLKAYADPSFVTSDAEVCAALHLAMPRWNEALISFTKSGGYGSFAEQLAYLQQETLILWGDRDRILGTKDAAKFQSIIPNNKLVWIDNSGHVPHLERPNITSQAILNFLGQGA from the coding sequence ATGTCCAATTTACCGCCTGAAGTGATCCCACTGCGATCGCAACTTACAGAAGCGACTTCGATTGCCCTTGCTGACCAAATCCAATTTTGCTTAGTCTCAACCTCCTTTACCAGTGAAGTAATTTTGACGAGCTATGTTTGTGATGGTCAGCCAAGAGATGAGCAAGCTCCGATTTTGCTATTGCATGGGTTTGATAGCTCTCTATTTGAGTTTCGCCGCCTCATTCCAAGGCTTGCGCCAACACATCAAACCTTTGCGATGGATTTATTTGGCTTTGGCTTAACTGAGCGCCTTGTCGATGGTCAAGTTAGCCCTGAAACGATCAAAGATCATCTCTATTATTTCTGGAAAACCGCGATCGCTAAACCGATCATTCTCGTGGGCGCATCAATGGGTGGAGCCGCCGCCATTGACTTTGCCCTCACCTATCCCGAAGTCGTCAAGAAGCTAGTTCTCATCGGTAGTGCAGGAATGCGAAAGGGAACTGCCGCAGGTAAATTCCTTGTACCACCCTTAGATCGGATGGCAACTGATTTTCTCCGCAGTCCCAAAGTTCGGCGAGAAGTCAGCCTCAAAGCCTATGCTGATCCTAGTTTTGTCACTAGTGATGCTGAGGTCTGTGCCGCACTCCATTTAGCGATGCCACGCTGGAATGAAGCATTAATCTCCTTTACCAAGAGTGGCGGCTATGGTTCCTTTGCTGAGCAGTTAGCCTATTTACAGCAAGAAACGCTGATTCTCTGGGGCGATCGCGATCGCATTCTCGGCACAAAAGACGCAGCCAAGTTCCAATCCATCATTCCCAATAACAAACTAGTTTGGATTGATAATAGCGGTCATGTTCCCCATTTAGAACGCCCCAATATTACTTCCCAAGCTATCCTCAACTTTTTAGGACAAGGGGCTTAA
- a CDS encoding peptidoglycan-binding domain-containing protein, with the protein MTDIKLSLDELTKAQAGLLQLGLYDGEVDGIYGKLTEAAFVQFANALSIDTILDANSQAITNSLLQIPAVVRHLLEILGQGDRLLQKFTNSQRIFVNMGQSDSHHLGFLDRGVTGCAAGSMQSLPNRNFAPSPLLGHIPAYPTRLSTLPDGVNVVSYGEIAMLAGTQIRVRFRPYPNLGQIPNIENIGLEFLHESIQEACICIGSVVNGQMLARWIGKNPLRNAQFWSSTKILPLLYTICKANQTEPNQGISNCAVTDPSSKQQTRSFSELAQRICNYVDSEGMTSNSLAAMFKQFATPLELQNWLISLTGNNQLSFQGRYGEKPYIEQPVLLDVVGNSIIPPTKEPHRGDNLISAYDLTRVMSLVAWHRHIPPTNRLPYAQWHSLSNLINAMGQDTARYVDAAIAALGLQYFIGDPVVISKMGFGYSDQRKRSELTYTACIQFVDRLATSHDQPLPKFRSVNMTLRAALDLKDPDHEALEIDSRMAATVTEILRRIVTEELI; encoded by the coding sequence GTGACAGATATCAAGCTTTCGCTGGATGAACTAACCAAGGCTCAAGCAGGTTTGCTCCAGTTAGGGTTATATGATGGCGAAGTAGATGGCATCTATGGCAAGTTAACCGAAGCTGCATTTGTGCAGTTTGCCAATGCCCTCAGTATCGACACCATTTTAGATGCCAATTCCCAAGCAATTACCAATAGCCTGTTGCAAATTCCTGCGGTAGTCCGACATTTGCTAGAAATTTTAGGGCAAGGCGATCGCCTCTTACAAAAATTTACTAACTCCCAGCGCATTTTCGTGAATATGGGGCAATCCGACTCCCATCACCTTGGCTTTCTTGATCGTGGTGTGACGGGTTGTGCGGCGGGATCGATGCAAAGTCTCCCCAATCGTAACTTTGCTCCATCGCCTTTATTAGGTCATATTCCTGCCTATCCCACCCGTCTCTCTACTTTGCCTGACGGGGTCAATGTCGTTTCCTATGGTGAAATTGCGATGCTGGCGGGAACTCAGATCAGAGTGCGCTTTCGCCCCTATCCTAACCTTGGACAAATCCCGAATATCGAAAATATTGGGTTAGAGTTTCTCCATGAAAGCATTCAAGAGGCATGTATCTGCATCGGTAGTGTCGTCAATGGTCAGATGCTTGCCCGTTGGATTGGCAAAAATCCGCTCAGAAATGCCCAGTTTTGGAGTTCGACCAAGATCTTGCCTTTGCTATACACCATTTGTAAGGCAAACCAAACAGAACCCAATCAGGGGATCTCGAACTGTGCAGTCACTGATCCGAGTAGCAAGCAACAAACACGTTCTTTCTCAGAACTAGCGCAGCGTATTTGTAACTATGTTGATTCGGAGGGGATGACCTCTAACTCTTTAGCTGCCATGTTTAAGCAATTTGCAACTCCCCTAGAATTACAAAATTGGTTGATATCCCTTACAGGCAATAATCAACTCTCTTTTCAAGGTCGTTATGGCGAAAAGCCCTATATTGAGCAGCCCGTACTACTAGATGTTGTCGGTAACAGTATAATTCCACCCACTAAGGAACCGCATCGGGGTGATAATTTAATTTCAGCATACGATCTAACTAGAGTTATGTCTTTAGTGGCATGGCATCGGCATATTCCACCGACCAATCGCTTACCCTATGCTCAATGGCATAGCCTCAGTAATTTAATCAATGCGATGGGGCAAGATACCGCCAGATATGTGGATGCAGCGATCGCAGCTTTGGGATTGCAATATTTTATTGGCGATCCCGTCGTGATCTCGAAAATGGGATTTGGCTATAGCGATCAACGGAAACGCTCGGAACTGACCTATACGGCATGTATTCAATTTGTGGATCGCCTTGCGACATCCCACGATCAGCCCTTACCGAAGTTTCGTTCTGTGAATATGACCCTCAGGGCAGCCCTTGATCTCAAAGATCCCGATCACGAAGCTTTAGAAATTGATTCCCGCATGGCTGCTACAGTTACGGAAATTTTGCGTAGGATTGTAACGGAAGAGCTAATCTAG
- a CDS encoding ABC transporter ATP-binding protein: protein MNASQSADLSDRQISQNLILEARNVVAGYVEGVDILQGANLSVYEGELVTVIGSNGAGKSTFAKAIFGLVPVRSGEILFGDRNLIGLKPEQIVRLGISYVPQIANVFPSLSISDNLDMGAYTRDGNIKDLKDKIYKTFPVLAKRRNQRAGTLSGGERQMLAMGRAMMLEPKLLILDEPSAALSPILVQDIFNLIQKINQTGTSIILVEQNARKALAIADRGYVMHLGKDEFTGKGTDLLNDPEVAELYLGMGNFGKPAPES, encoded by the coding sequence ATGAATGCCAGTCAATCTGCTGATCTAAGCGATCGCCAAATTTCCCAAAATCTGATCCTTGAAGCCCGTAATGTTGTGGCAGGATATGTGGAAGGCGTAGATATTTTGCAAGGGGCAAATCTATCGGTCTATGAAGGCGAACTAGTAACAGTGATTGGCTCCAATGGTGCAGGGAAATCCACCTTTGCCAAAGCCATATTTGGGCTAGTGCCAGTGCGCTCTGGGGAAATATTATTTGGCGATCGTAACTTAATTGGGCTGAAGCCAGAGCAAATCGTGCGCTTAGGGATTAGCTATGTACCACAAATCGCCAATGTGTTTCCGTCGCTGAGTATTTCCGACAATTTGGATATGGGGGCTTATACCCGTGATGGCAATATCAAGGATCTCAAGGACAAAATTTATAAAACATTTCCAGTATTAGCGAAGCGGCGCAATCAAAGAGCAGGCACATTGTCAGGTGGAGAAAGGCAAATGTTGGCGATGGGGCGAGCGATGATGCTAGAACCAAAGCTATTGATTTTGGATGAACCATCGGCAGCTTTATCACCCATTTTGGTGCAGGACATTTTTAATTTGATTCAAAAGATTAATCAAACGGGGACATCGATTATTTTAGTGGAGCAGAATGCACGTAAGGCTCTAGCGATCGCCGATCGAGGTTATGTGATGCACTTGGGCAAAGATGAATTTACAGGCAAAGGAACTGATTTACTAAATGATCCTGAAGTTGCCGAATTGTATTTAGGTATGGGTAATTTCGGAAAACCTGCCCCTGAGTCCTAA
- a CDS encoding formylglycine-generating enzyme family protein, which translates to MDLDTILSNRYHIQQCLDSAQIGAIAISIYLAENLEIPTTPKPLCVIYCWQIVAQGHIENGFDHGSISNRLYEIGQNYTLAPRVQAFFNEDDYYCLVREYLEGYAYLEEFRNEFGQIENNPNLSETSKTEEKSPKRSDVSTIKAVAIAQSLVKSLEKIPIKFNRRQLLTHTSTAIAGFAIALFLEKLKPQPQPIVIAEAPKLPEPPRDPIKRGDKAFRDDLGNGIYMEMVRIPSGKFTLGSPLNEIGRRDNESPLVEVNIPAFYIAKFIVTQEQWLVLMGSNSANFRESLQAPMENISWIEAQDFCRRLTARSPHAYAYRLPSEAEWEYACRAGTNTAYHFGDSPAQLADYAWFVDNSNKRSQPIGQKVPNPWGLYEMHGGVWEWCEDAWHDNFKGAPADGSAWIEGNSGRRVRKGGSWSNEAKLCRSASRDWHWQGDRYNDIGFRVVISAI; encoded by the coding sequence ATGGATTTAGATACCATTCTCAGCAATCGTTACCACATTCAGCAATGTCTTGATAGTGCGCAAATTGGCGCGATCGCCATATCAATTTATCTCGCTGAAAATTTAGAGATACCCACCACACCTAAGCCGCTATGTGTAATTTATTGCTGGCAAATTGTTGCCCAAGGGCATATCGAGAATGGCTTTGATCATGGGTCAATCTCTAATAGGCTTTATGAAATTGGACAGAACTATACCCTTGCGCCAAGGGTGCAGGCTTTTTTTAATGAAGATGATTATTATTGTTTAGTACGTGAATATTTGGAAGGTTACGCCTATTTAGAAGAATTTCGCAACGAATTTGGTCAAATTGAGAATAATCCTAATTTGAGTGAAACCAGTAAAACTGAGGAAAAATCTCCAAAGCGTTCAGATGTTTCAACGATCAAGGCAGTGGCGATCGCGCAATCATTGGTGAAATCCTTAGAGAAAATACCTATTAAATTCAATCGCCGCCAATTGTTGACCCATACAAGTACTGCGATCGCAGGGTTTGCTATAGCTCTTTTTTTAGAAAAACTCAAACCTCAGCCTCAACCAATCGTCATAGCTGAAGCTCCAAAACTGCCAGAACCTCCCCGAGATCCAATTAAGAGGGGCGATAAAGCATTTCGAGACGATTTAGGGAATGGAATCTATATGGAAATGGTAAGGATTCCATCGGGGAAATTCACCCTCGGTTCGCCACTAAACGAGATTGGTAGAAGAGACAATGAATCTCCTCTAGTGGAAGTCAATATACCAGCCTTTTACATCGCCAAATTTATAGTCACACAGGAGCAATGGCTAGTACTTATGGGTAGCAATTCTGCCAATTTTCGTGAAAGTTTGCAAGCGCCTATGGAAAATATTTCTTGGATCGAAGCACAGGATTTTTGTCGTCGGTTAACTGCGCGATCACCCCATGCCTATGCTTATCGTCTACCCAGCGAGGCGGAATGGGAATATGCCTGTCGCGCTGGCACAAATACGGCTTACCATTTCGGTGATAGCCCTGCTCAACTCGCAGATTACGCATGGTTTGTCGATAATTCCAATAAGCGATCGCAACCGATTGGACAGAAAGTTCCTAATCCTTGGGGACTTTACGAAATGCATGGTGGCGTATGGGAATGGTGCGAGGATGCTTGGCACGATAATTTTAAGGGCGCACCTGCGGATGGTTCAGCTTGGATTGAGGGAAATTCAGGCAGACGCGTGCGGAAGGGCGGCTCATGGAGTAACGAGGCAAAATTATGTCGCTCAGCGAGTCGTGATTGGCATTGGCAAGGCGATCGCTACAATGACATCGGCTTCCGTGTAGTCATTTCGGCAATATAA
- the nadC gene encoding carboxylating nicotinate-nucleotide diphosphorylase, whose product MLPPFIVLDPILEEWLREDIGRGDRSTNGLFPDGNAPIGKAVWIAKADGVIAGLPIAARVFQLLDRSVNFVAIAQDGKPVKSGELIAEITGSLATLLMGERVALNLVMRLSGIASTTAEYVKAIASSQTRLVDTRKTIPGMRLLEKYATFIGGAINHRYGLDDAVMLKDNHIAAVGGITDAVQRVRGNIPFTTSIEVETESIVQVKEAMQLNLDVIMLDNMPLSMMREAIALIRQHSQHTKIEASGNITLTTIAQVAELGVDYISTSAMVTRSPWLDISMRIKT is encoded by the coding sequence ATGCTTCCTCCTTTTATTGTTTTAGATCCGATCCTTGAAGAATGGCTGCGCGAAGATATTGGACGTGGCGATCGCAGCACTAATGGTTTATTCCCAGATGGTAATGCGCCCATCGGCAAAGCGGTATGGATTGCCAAGGCTGATGGCGTAATTGCAGGCTTACCGATTGCGGCTAGAGTATTTCAGTTATTAGATCGTTCCGTAAACTTTGTGGCGATCGCACAGGATGGCAAGCCCGTAAAATCTGGTGAACTGATTGCTGAGATTACAGGTAGTCTTGCCACATTGTTAATGGGGGAGAGGGTTGCACTTAATCTGGTCATGCGTTTATCAGGAATTGCTAGTACTACGGCGGAATATGTTAAGGCGATCGCTAGTTCTCAAACCCGTTTAGTCGATACGCGCAAAACGATTCCCGGAATGCGATTGTTAGAAAAATATGCCACATTTATTGGTGGCGCAATCAATCATCGTTATGGTTTAGATGATGCGGTAATGCTCAAGGATAATCACATTGCGGCGGTGGGAGGCATTACGGATGCAGTGCAGCGAGTGCGCGGGAATATTCCTTTTACGACATCGATTGAAGTGGAAACGGAGTCAATCGTCCAAGTAAAGGAAGCGATGCAGCTAAATCTCGATGTGATCATGCTAGACAATATGCCATTATCGATGATGCGCGAGGCGATCGCTCTCATTCGTCAACATAGCCAACATACCAAAATCGAAGCTTCAGGGAATATTACTCTGACTACTATCGCTCAAGTTGCAGAACTAGGCGTAGATTATATTTCCACTTCGGCAATGGTGACGCGATCGCCTTGGCTAGACATTAGTATGCGGATCAAAACATAA